A single region of the Drosophila takahashii strain IR98-3 E-12201 chromosome 2R, DtakHiC1v2, whole genome shotgun sequence genome encodes:
- the LOC108054391 gene encoding uncharacterized protein isoform X4, whose translation MREIAVLQLLPSAAVCGGVRELWARKPTQTVNASEATCPSPLEVGGRTVRRLEQTV comes from the coding sequence ATGCGCGAAATCGCAGTACTGCAGCTTCTGCCATCGGCGGCTGTGTGTGGAGGAGTGAGGGAGCTGTGGGCTAGAAAACCCACCCAGACTGTCAACGCTAGCGAAGCCACATGTCCCAGTCCTCTAGAAGTTGGTGGTCGGACGGTGAGGAGACTTGAGCAG